A genomic window from Dehalococcoidia bacterium includes:
- a CDS encoding 2Fe-2S iron-sulfur cluster-binding protein, which translates to MGQLTINGAAVEFNEGETVLEAALRAGVDIPTLCYDPRLKPAGSCRLCMVQLEGRPQMLAACTLPASEGLSVVTESDALNDYRRGLLALVLSEQPDGECPHCSEIGPCELHRLAAQYGVDAARFRGARSGARPDDANPFIIRDYQWCISCYRCTRICNEVQQAHAIVPGSHGFATQITTLFDRGLMDTTCVFCGQCLNTCPTGALADRVRQGRAKADEIERSVKTVCPFCGTGCTFYLDVAGGKVVGVRPDFESPVSRGSLCVKGQFGWEFVHSPDRLTTPLIREN; encoded by the coding sequence ATGGGCCAGTTGACGATCAACGGCGCAGCGGTCGAGTTCAACGAGGGGGAAACGGTCCTCGAGGCCGCCCTGCGCGCAGGCGTCGATATCCCCACGCTCTGCTACGACCCGCGCCTGAAGCCGGCGGGCTCCTGCCGGCTCTGCATGGTCCAACTCGAGGGGCGGCCGCAAATGCTCGCCGCCTGCACCCTACCCGCGTCCGAGGGACTGAGCGTCGTCACCGAGAGCGACGCCCTGAACGACTACCGGCGCGGGCTCCTGGCGCTCGTGCTGTCGGAGCAACCCGACGGCGAGTGCCCCCATTGCAGCGAGATCGGCCCCTGCGAGCTGCACCGTCTCGCGGCGCAGTACGGCGTCGATGCCGCGCGCTTCCGCGGCGCACGCAGCGGCGCCCGCCCGGACGACGCCAACCCGTTCATCATCCGCGATTACCAGTGGTGCATCTCCTGCTACCGCTGCACCCGCATCTGCAACGAGGTGCAGCAGGCGCACGCCATCGTCCCCGGCAGCCACGGTTTTGCCACGCAGATCACCACCCTCTTTGACCGCGGCCTCATGGACACGACGTGCGTCTTTTGCGGCCAGTGCCTCAACACCTGCCCCACAGGCGCGCTCGCCGATAGGGTCCGACAGGGGCGGGCGAAGGCGGACGAAATCGAGCGATCGGTCAAGACGGTGTGTCCGTTCTGCGGCACGGGTTGCACGTTCTATCTCGACGTCGCGGGCGGCAAGGTTGTCGGCGTGCGGCCGGACTTCGAGTCGCCGGTGAGCCGCGGTTCGCTGTGCGTGAAGGGGCAGTTCGGCTGGGAGTTCGTGCACAGCCCGGACCGGCTCACCACGCCGCTCATCCGCGAGAATG